In one Halichondria panicea chromosome 4, odHalPani1.1, whole genome shotgun sequence genomic region, the following are encoded:
- the LOC135335376 gene encoding protein NLRC3-like isoform X1, translating to MYVLHACDVELKLVTMLQFVRSIKRKYSERLLISREEQWPPVKRDKLINLQLIETSRADSFGSSTNEEVKKTPIHYGDLFSGRDDKRPVKRVLVEGHAGIGKTTLSLTLSEGWAEGKLLQQFDCVLLLPLRENKVATANCFSDLLKLLHASENVRSAVASELSDNEGEGLLIIANGWDELSEAARSKDSFVYDLLFGSIVPFASVLITSRPSVCSDIRRLPLINRLVAVIGFDKQGVKAYIKAEYEHNMDKYSRLLKQIESNPLLQSICSIPLNCAITCHLWEVLNEELPLTMTGLYTQIILSVVYRDIRKYDVFDMTSLSNFDSIPENLKCTWWKLCEFAFDSICGNQLVFYANELKSFFPDLLVETKMSLFGLLQFSPSLLPVGHELSVSFLHLTFQEYLAAMHILTLPVLRQITLCSVYGSATQFSMVWRFFFGLLSLNDKSRSIANKRTYNHIDIEGMLASLMKSFTSKQNTLLFCHCAFEYQDEHLTSLVALKVNELIHGNFPIAQNALDGAAMFNMIAHTKTCSSLVLRFNGCDLGDDGLQRLTTIFSNACGSLQVKRLYLNKNQLTSTGISELFIRRKAFTILEELCLSKNQIDYRGIHSIFCSSGFMPYPSLRYLRLSHNPLSVAGFEKLENAILADSTPNLYSLDLTNTMTMDPNINGNMVASLMEALSIKCPRLVALYLSMNNLGIPGGAALGEKLPRLTQRVAEFDLFIDDTQLGDNGLDAFISSQSENCHIFSLGIKRNEIHHQGLSLLAEKLHSGTMSCIVLDLVGNPLECEGVFLLSSLLANEHCRTRHLYLSSCQLTTSSSLKEEQSKISLMGNINCQVKSLDLSDNNFSGERVYYLAALMSKCMYSLEILYTSNCHLNSKDLQFLIKILSSDSSKKFVNLGQWYINDNDIDDSGVCTLIESLKLLFPRLTVIDVNGNRISHIMKKRLEECNKMILKVICTELLECEPQNSLSIRVKLLAEWKTTALVPRDKNVRKEFFRMWDDLLALMCWQLEDMVDVPSIDTTSVQNELTLSLSTMDSTTTCTSQQNQEAVDTSANTAQVMPTPKIVLNARDHLREAKTALWDVRAKWRSFGLELGVDPYTLDSIAVKYQNNPDECLPQLLQHWMDSDKTDPTWERVVYALRARPVGFTQLAQTLKNKYNLDLP from the exons atgtacgttctacatgcat GTGACGTAGAACTCAAGCTGGTTACAATGCTGCAGTTTGTACGAAGTATCAAAAGAAAGTACTCGGAAAGGCTTTTGATAAGTCGAGAGGAGCAATGGCCGCCTGTCAAGAGAGATAAGTTGATTAACTTGCAGCTGATTGAAACAAGTAGAGCCGACTCTTTTGGTAGTTCTACTAACGAAGAGGTTAAGAAAACACCTATTCACTATGGGGATTTATTTTCTGGGAGAGATGATAAAAGGCCTGTAAAAAGAGTTTTGGTTGAAGGTCATGCTGGGATTGGGAAAACCACACTTTCGTTGACTCTTAGTGAAGGATGGGCCGAGGGGAAGTTGTTGCAACAGTTTGACTGTGTTTTGCTTTTGCCTTTGAGGGAGAATAAAGTTGCAACCGCTAATTGTTTTTCTGACTTGTTAAAATTGCTCCATGCCAGTGAGAATGTTCGATCAGCTGTAGCTAGTGAGTTGTCTGATAATGAAGGGGAAGGTTTACTGATCATAGCTAATGGTTGGGATGAGCTAAGTGAGGCTGCAAGATCTAAAGATTCTTTTGTTTATGATCTCCTTTTTGGCTCCATTGTACCATTTGCGTCTGTCTTAATAACCTCTAGGCCATCTGTATGCTCTGATATCCGTAGGCTGCCATTAATTAACCGGCTAGTTGCAGTGATAGGTTTCGATAAGCAAGGCGTCAAAGCATACATTAAAGCCGAATATGAGCATAATATGGACAAATATTCCAGGCTTCTGAAACAAATCGAAAGTAACCCGCTGTTGCAAAGTATTTGTAGCATACCACTTAATTGTGCTATCACCTGCCACCTTTGGGAAGTATTAAACGAAGAGCTTCCTTTGACAATGACTGGTTTGTATACACAAATTATTCTTAGCGTTGTGTATCGTGATATCAGAAAATATGATGTTTTTGATATGACCTCCTTGAGTAATTTCGATTCGATTCCAGAAAACCTTAAGTGTACTTGGTGGAAACTATGTGAGTTTGCATTTGACTCAATATGTGGTAATCAATTGGTATTTTATGCCAATGAATTAAAAAGCTTTTTTCCAGATCTGCTTGTTGAAACTAAGATGTCCTTGTTCGGTTTACTTCAATTTTCCCCCTCATTGCTACCTGTTGGGCATGAATTGTCAGTTAGTTTTCTTCACTTAACTTTTCAAGAGTATTTAGCTGCTATGCACATATTAACACTACCCGTGCTCAGACAGATAACACTCTGCAGTGTGTATGGTTCAGCTACTCAGTTTTCCATGGTATGGAGGTTCTTTTTTGGGCTCCTATCTCTTAACGATAAAAGTAGGAGCATTGCTAATAAGCGAACATATAATCACATCGATATTGAAGGAATGTTGGCAAGCTTAATGAAATCTTTTACTAGTAAACAAAACACTTTGCTGTTTTGTCATTGTGCATTTGAGTACCAAGACGAGCACTTAACTTCACTCGTAGCATTAAAAGTGAACGAATTAATTCATGGGAATTTTCCTATAGCCCAAAATGCCCTTGATGGTGCTGCTATGTTTAACATGATAGCCCATACTAAAACATGCTCTTCTTTGGTGCTCCGATTTAATGGGTGTGACTTAGGAGATGACGGACTACAGCGGTTGACCACCATTTTCTCAAATGCTTGTGGATCTCTCCAAGTAAAAAGACTTTACCTTAACAAAAATCAGCTTACTAGCACGGGCATTTCTGAGCTGTTTATTAGAAGGAAGGCTTTTACCATACTTGAGGAGCTTTGCTTGAGCAAAAATCAGATTGATTACAGAGGCATTCACAGCATATTTTGCTCTTCTGGTTTCATGCCGTACCCTTCTTTGAGATATTTACGTTTGTCTCATAATCCTCTGTCTGTGGCTGGGTTTGAAAAATTAGAGAATGCTATCCTAGCTGATTCAACTCCTAATCTATACAGTCTTGATCTAACAAATACCATGACAATGGATCCGAACATCAATGGTAATATGGTAGCTTCACTTATGGAAGCGCTTTCAATCAAGTGCCCTCGACTTGTTGCCCTTTATttgtcaatgaataatctaGGTATTCCTGGGGGAGCAGCATTGGGGGAAAAATTGCCGAGACTGACACAAAGAGTTGCCGAATTTGATTTGTTTATAGATGACACCCAACTCGGTGATAATGGTCTTGATGCTTTCATTAGCTCGCAATCAGAGAACTGCCATATTTTTTCACTTGGAATTAAACGCAATGAAATACACCATCAAGGATTATCACTGCTAGCTGAGAAACTTCATAGTGGGACCATGAGTTGCATTGTTTTAGATCTAGTAGGCAATCCCCTGGAATGTGAGGGTGTATTCCTTCTTTCGTCGCTATTGGCCAATGAACATTGTAGAACACGTCACTTATACCTCTCATCATGCCAACTTACTACATCTTCTAGTCTTAAAGAAGAACAAAGCAAAATTTCGCTAATGGGAAACATAAATTGTCAAGTAAAGTCGTTGGATCTTTCCGATAACAATTTTAGTGGCGAACGTGTTTACTACCTAGCAGCTCTGATGAGTAAATGCATGTATAGCCTAGAAATTCTTTACACATCGAATTGCCATCTCAATTCGAAAGACTTACAATTTCTTATTAAGATACTGAGTTCTGATTCATCGAAGAAATTTGTCAATTTGGGACAGTGGTATATCAATGATAATGATATAGATGATTCTGGGGTGTGTACTTTGATTGAATCTCTGAAACTGCTTTTTCCACGCTTAACTGTTATCGATGTAAATGGCAATCGTATTAGTCACATAATGAAAAAAAGGCTGGAAGAATGTAACAAAATGATTCTTAAG gTGATATGTACAGAGTTATTGGAGTGTGAACCGCAAAATTCTCTCTCCATACGGGTAAAACTTTTGGCGGAGTGGAAAACAACCGCACTTGTTCCAAGAGATAAGAAT GTAAGAAAGGAATTCTTTCGGATGTGGGATGACCTCCTTGCATTGATGTGCTGGCAGTTGGAAGACATGGTTGATGTTCCCTCTATTGACACTACATCTGTTCAAAATGAACTAACATTATCTCTAAGCACAATGGACTctactactacatgtacaagtcaaCAAAACCAA GAAGCTGTGGATACTTCTGCTAATACTGCTCAAGTTATGCCCACACCCAAAA ttGTTCTGAACGCCCGTGACCATCTGAGGGAAGCAAAGACAGCTTTATGGGATGTGAGGGCCAAATGGCGCAGCTTCGGCCTTGAGCTGGGAGTGGACCCCTATACATTGGACTCCATTGCCGTGAAATATCAAAACAACCCTGACGAGTGTCTCCCTCAGTTGCTGCAACACTGGATGGACAGTGACAAAACGGACCCCACCTGGGAGAGGGTAGTCTACGCCCTCAGGGCTAGGCCTGTTGGGTTTACACAATTAGCTCAAACTCTTAAAAATAAGTACAATCTAGATCTACCATAG
- the LOC135335376 gene encoding protein NLRC3-like isoform X2, whose translation MTSTGDVELKLVTMLQFVRSIKRKYSERLLISREEQWPPVKRDKLINLQLIETSRADSFGSSTNEEVKKTPIHYGDLFSGRDDKRPVKRVLVEGHAGIGKTTLSLTLSEGWAEGKLLQQFDCVLLLPLRENKVATANCFSDLLKLLHASENVRSAVASELSDNEGEGLLIIANGWDELSEAARSKDSFVYDLLFGSIVPFASVLITSRPSVCSDIRRLPLINRLVAVIGFDKQGVKAYIKAEYEHNMDKYSRLLKQIESNPLLQSICSIPLNCAITCHLWEVLNEELPLTMTGLYTQIILSVVYRDIRKYDVFDMTSLSNFDSIPENLKCTWWKLCEFAFDSICGNQLVFYANELKSFFPDLLVETKMSLFGLLQFSPSLLPVGHELSVSFLHLTFQEYLAAMHILTLPVLRQITLCSVYGSATQFSMVWRFFFGLLSLNDKSRSIANKRTYNHIDIEGMLASLMKSFTSKQNTLLFCHCAFEYQDEHLTSLVALKVNELIHGNFPIAQNALDGAAMFNMIAHTKTCSSLVLRFNGCDLGDDGLQRLTTIFSNACGSLQVKRLYLNKNQLTSTGISELFIRRKAFTILEELCLSKNQIDYRGIHSIFCSSGFMPYPSLRYLRLSHNPLSVAGFEKLENAILADSTPNLYSLDLTNTMTMDPNINGNMVASLMEALSIKCPRLVALYLSMNNLGIPGGAALGEKLPRLTQRVAEFDLFIDDTQLGDNGLDAFISSQSENCHIFSLGIKRNEIHHQGLSLLAEKLHSGTMSCIVLDLVGNPLECEGVFLLSSLLANEHCRTRHLYLSSCQLTTSSSLKEEQSKISLMGNINCQVKSLDLSDNNFSGERVYYLAALMSKCMYSLEILYTSNCHLNSKDLQFLIKILSSDSSKKFVNLGQWYINDNDIDDSGVCTLIESLKLLFPRLTVIDVNGNRISHIMKKRLEECNKMILKVICTELLECEPQNSLSIRVKLLAEWKTTALVPRDKNVRKEFFRMWDDLLALMCWQLEDMVDVPSIDTTSVQNELTLSLSTMDSTTTCTSQQNQEAVDTSANTAQVMPTPKIVLNARDHLREAKTALWDVRAKWRSFGLELGVDPYTLDSIAVKYQNNPDECLPQLLQHWMDSDKTDPTWERVVYALRARPVGFTQLAQTLKNKYNLDLP comes from the exons ATGACTTCCACAGGTGACGTAGAACTCAAGCTGGTTACAATGCTGCAGTTTGTACGAAGTATCAAAAGAAAGTACTCGGAAAGGCTTTTGATAAGTCGAGAGGAGCAATGGCCGCCTGTCAAGAGAGATAAGTTGATTAACTTGCAGCTGATTGAAACAAGTAGAGCCGACTCTTTTGGTAGTTCTACTAACGAAGAGGTTAAGAAAACACCTATTCACTATGGGGATTTATTTTCTGGGAGAGATGATAAAAGGCCTGTAAAAAGAGTTTTGGTTGAAGGTCATGCTGGGATTGGGAAAACCACACTTTCGTTGACTCTTAGTGAAGGATGGGCCGAGGGGAAGTTGTTGCAACAGTTTGACTGTGTTTTGCTTTTGCCTTTGAGGGAGAATAAAGTTGCAACCGCTAATTGTTTTTCTGACTTGTTAAAATTGCTCCATGCCAGTGAGAATGTTCGATCAGCTGTAGCTAGTGAGTTGTCTGATAATGAAGGGGAAGGTTTACTGATCATAGCTAATGGTTGGGATGAGCTAAGTGAGGCTGCAAGATCTAAAGATTCTTTTGTTTATGATCTCCTTTTTGGCTCCATTGTACCATTTGCGTCTGTCTTAATAACCTCTAGGCCATCTGTATGCTCTGATATCCGTAGGCTGCCATTAATTAACCGGCTAGTTGCAGTGATAGGTTTCGATAAGCAAGGCGTCAAAGCATACATTAAAGCCGAATATGAGCATAATATGGACAAATATTCCAGGCTTCTGAAACAAATCGAAAGTAACCCGCTGTTGCAAAGTATTTGTAGCATACCACTTAATTGTGCTATCACCTGCCACCTTTGGGAAGTATTAAACGAAGAGCTTCCTTTGACAATGACTGGTTTGTATACACAAATTATTCTTAGCGTTGTGTATCGTGATATCAGAAAATATGATGTTTTTGATATGACCTCCTTGAGTAATTTCGATTCGATTCCAGAAAACCTTAAGTGTACTTGGTGGAAACTATGTGAGTTTGCATTTGACTCAATATGTGGTAATCAATTGGTATTTTATGCCAATGAATTAAAAAGCTTTTTTCCAGATCTGCTTGTTGAAACTAAGATGTCCTTGTTCGGTTTACTTCAATTTTCCCCCTCATTGCTACCTGTTGGGCATGAATTGTCAGTTAGTTTTCTTCACTTAACTTTTCAAGAGTATTTAGCTGCTATGCACATATTAACACTACCCGTGCTCAGACAGATAACACTCTGCAGTGTGTATGGTTCAGCTACTCAGTTTTCCATGGTATGGAGGTTCTTTTTTGGGCTCCTATCTCTTAACGATAAAAGTAGGAGCATTGCTAATAAGCGAACATATAATCACATCGATATTGAAGGAATGTTGGCAAGCTTAATGAAATCTTTTACTAGTAAACAAAACACTTTGCTGTTTTGTCATTGTGCATTTGAGTACCAAGACGAGCACTTAACTTCACTCGTAGCATTAAAAGTGAACGAATTAATTCATGGGAATTTTCCTATAGCCCAAAATGCCCTTGATGGTGCTGCTATGTTTAACATGATAGCCCATACTAAAACATGCTCTTCTTTGGTGCTCCGATTTAATGGGTGTGACTTAGGAGATGACGGACTACAGCGGTTGACCACCATTTTCTCAAATGCTTGTGGATCTCTCCAAGTAAAAAGACTTTACCTTAACAAAAATCAGCTTACTAGCACGGGCATTTCTGAGCTGTTTATTAGAAGGAAGGCTTTTACCATACTTGAGGAGCTTTGCTTGAGCAAAAATCAGATTGATTACAGAGGCATTCACAGCATATTTTGCTCTTCTGGTTTCATGCCGTACCCTTCTTTGAGATATTTACGTTTGTCTCATAATCCTCTGTCTGTGGCTGGGTTTGAAAAATTAGAGAATGCTATCCTAGCTGATTCAACTCCTAATCTATACAGTCTTGATCTAACAAATACCATGACAATGGATCCGAACATCAATGGTAATATGGTAGCTTCACTTATGGAAGCGCTTTCAATCAAGTGCCCTCGACTTGTTGCCCTTTATttgtcaatgaataatctaGGTATTCCTGGGGGAGCAGCATTGGGGGAAAAATTGCCGAGACTGACACAAAGAGTTGCCGAATTTGATTTGTTTATAGATGACACCCAACTCGGTGATAATGGTCTTGATGCTTTCATTAGCTCGCAATCAGAGAACTGCCATATTTTTTCACTTGGAATTAAACGCAATGAAATACACCATCAAGGATTATCACTGCTAGCTGAGAAACTTCATAGTGGGACCATGAGTTGCATTGTTTTAGATCTAGTAGGCAATCCCCTGGAATGTGAGGGTGTATTCCTTCTTTCGTCGCTATTGGCCAATGAACATTGTAGAACACGTCACTTATACCTCTCATCATGCCAACTTACTACATCTTCTAGTCTTAAAGAAGAACAAAGCAAAATTTCGCTAATGGGAAACATAAATTGTCAAGTAAAGTCGTTGGATCTTTCCGATAACAATTTTAGTGGCGAACGTGTTTACTACCTAGCAGCTCTGATGAGTAAATGCATGTATAGCCTAGAAATTCTTTACACATCGAATTGCCATCTCAATTCGAAAGACTTACAATTTCTTATTAAGATACTGAGTTCTGATTCATCGAAGAAATTTGTCAATTTGGGACAGTGGTATATCAATGATAATGATATAGATGATTCTGGGGTGTGTACTTTGATTGAATCTCTGAAACTGCTTTTTCCACGCTTAACTGTTATCGATGTAAATGGCAATCGTATTAGTCACATAATGAAAAAAAGGCTGGAAGAATGTAACAAAATGATTCTTAAG gTGATATGTACAGAGTTATTGGAGTGTGAACCGCAAAATTCTCTCTCCATACGGGTAAAACTTTTGGCGGAGTGGAAAACAACCGCACTTGTTCCAAGAGATAAGAAT GTAAGAAAGGAATTCTTTCGGATGTGGGATGACCTCCTTGCATTGATGTGCTGGCAGTTGGAAGACATGGTTGATGTTCCCTCTATTGACACTACATCTGTTCAAAATGAACTAACATTATCTCTAAGCACAATGGACTctactactacatgtacaagtcaaCAAAACCAA GAAGCTGTGGATACTTCTGCTAATACTGCTCAAGTTATGCCCACACCCAAAA ttGTTCTGAACGCCCGTGACCATCTGAGGGAAGCAAAGACAGCTTTATGGGATGTGAGGGCCAAATGGCGCAGCTTCGGCCTTGAGCTGGGAGTGGACCCCTATACATTGGACTCCATTGCCGTGAAATATCAAAACAACCCTGACGAGTGTCTCCCTCAGTTGCTGCAACACTGGATGGACAGTGACAAAACGGACCCCACCTGGGAGAGGGTAGTCTACGCCCTCAGGGCTAGGCCTGTTGGGTTTACACAATTAGCTCAAACTCTTAAAAATAAGTACAATCTAGATCTACCATAG
- the LOC135335376 gene encoding protein NLRC3-like isoform X3, whose translation MLQFVRSIKRKYSERLLISREEQWPPVKRDKLINLQLIETSRADSFGSSTNEEVKKTPIHYGDLFSGRDDKRPVKRVLVEGHAGIGKTTLSLTLSEGWAEGKLLQQFDCVLLLPLRENKVATANCFSDLLKLLHASENVRSAVASELSDNEGEGLLIIANGWDELSEAARSKDSFVYDLLFGSIVPFASVLITSRPSVCSDIRRLPLINRLVAVIGFDKQGVKAYIKAEYEHNMDKYSRLLKQIESNPLLQSICSIPLNCAITCHLWEVLNEELPLTMTGLYTQIILSVVYRDIRKYDVFDMTSLSNFDSIPENLKCTWWKLCEFAFDSICGNQLVFYANELKSFFPDLLVETKMSLFGLLQFSPSLLPVGHELSVSFLHLTFQEYLAAMHILTLPVLRQITLCSVYGSATQFSMVWRFFFGLLSLNDKSRSIANKRTYNHIDIEGMLASLMKSFTSKQNTLLFCHCAFEYQDEHLTSLVALKVNELIHGNFPIAQNALDGAAMFNMIAHTKTCSSLVLRFNGCDLGDDGLQRLTTIFSNACGSLQVKRLYLNKNQLTSTGISELFIRRKAFTILEELCLSKNQIDYRGIHSIFCSSGFMPYPSLRYLRLSHNPLSVAGFEKLENAILADSTPNLYSLDLTNTMTMDPNINGNMVASLMEALSIKCPRLVALYLSMNNLGIPGGAALGEKLPRLTQRVAEFDLFIDDTQLGDNGLDAFISSQSENCHIFSLGIKRNEIHHQGLSLLAEKLHSGTMSCIVLDLVGNPLECEGVFLLSSLLANEHCRTRHLYLSSCQLTTSSSLKEEQSKISLMGNINCQVKSLDLSDNNFSGERVYYLAALMSKCMYSLEILYTSNCHLNSKDLQFLIKILSSDSSKKFVNLGQWYINDNDIDDSGVCTLIESLKLLFPRLTVIDVNGNRISHIMKKRLEECNKMILKVICTELLECEPQNSLSIRVKLLAEWKTTALVPRDKNVRKEFFRMWDDLLALMCWQLEDMVDVPSIDTTSVQNELTLSLSTMDSTTTCTSQQNQEAVDTSANTAQVMPTPKIVLNARDHLREAKTALWDVRAKWRSFGLELGVDPYTLDSIAVKYQNNPDECLPQLLQHWMDSDKTDPTWERVVYALRARPVGFTQLAQTLKNKYNLDLP comes from the exons ATGCTGCAGTTTGTACGAAGTATCAAAAGAAAGTACTCGGAAAGGCTTTTGATAAGTCGAGAGGAGCAATGGCCGCCTGTCAAGAGAGATAAGTTGATTAACTTGCAGCTGATTGAAACAAGTAGAGCCGACTCTTTTGGTAGTTCTACTAACGAAGAGGTTAAGAAAACACCTATTCACTATGGGGATTTATTTTCTGGGAGAGATGATAAAAGGCCTGTAAAAAGAGTTTTGGTTGAAGGTCATGCTGGGATTGGGAAAACCACACTTTCGTTGACTCTTAGTGAAGGATGGGCCGAGGGGAAGTTGTTGCAACAGTTTGACTGTGTTTTGCTTTTGCCTTTGAGGGAGAATAAAGTTGCAACCGCTAATTGTTTTTCTGACTTGTTAAAATTGCTCCATGCCAGTGAGAATGTTCGATCAGCTGTAGCTAGTGAGTTGTCTGATAATGAAGGGGAAGGTTTACTGATCATAGCTAATGGTTGGGATGAGCTAAGTGAGGCTGCAAGATCTAAAGATTCTTTTGTTTATGATCTCCTTTTTGGCTCCATTGTACCATTTGCGTCTGTCTTAATAACCTCTAGGCCATCTGTATGCTCTGATATCCGTAGGCTGCCATTAATTAACCGGCTAGTTGCAGTGATAGGTTTCGATAAGCAAGGCGTCAAAGCATACATTAAAGCCGAATATGAGCATAATATGGACAAATATTCCAGGCTTCTGAAACAAATCGAAAGTAACCCGCTGTTGCAAAGTATTTGTAGCATACCACTTAATTGTGCTATCACCTGCCACCTTTGGGAAGTATTAAACGAAGAGCTTCCTTTGACAATGACTGGTTTGTATACACAAATTATTCTTAGCGTTGTGTATCGTGATATCAGAAAATATGATGTTTTTGATATGACCTCCTTGAGTAATTTCGATTCGATTCCAGAAAACCTTAAGTGTACTTGGTGGAAACTATGTGAGTTTGCATTTGACTCAATATGTGGTAATCAATTGGTATTTTATGCCAATGAATTAAAAAGCTTTTTTCCAGATCTGCTTGTTGAAACTAAGATGTCCTTGTTCGGTTTACTTCAATTTTCCCCCTCATTGCTACCTGTTGGGCATGAATTGTCAGTTAGTTTTCTTCACTTAACTTTTCAAGAGTATTTAGCTGCTATGCACATATTAACACTACCCGTGCTCAGACAGATAACACTCTGCAGTGTGTATGGTTCAGCTACTCAGTTTTCCATGGTATGGAGGTTCTTTTTTGGGCTCCTATCTCTTAACGATAAAAGTAGGAGCATTGCTAATAAGCGAACATATAATCACATCGATATTGAAGGAATGTTGGCAAGCTTAATGAAATCTTTTACTAGTAAACAAAACACTTTGCTGTTTTGTCATTGTGCATTTGAGTACCAAGACGAGCACTTAACTTCACTCGTAGCATTAAAAGTGAACGAATTAATTCATGGGAATTTTCCTATAGCCCAAAATGCCCTTGATGGTGCTGCTATGTTTAACATGATAGCCCATACTAAAACATGCTCTTCTTTGGTGCTCCGATTTAATGGGTGTGACTTAGGAGATGACGGACTACAGCGGTTGACCACCATTTTCTCAAATGCTTGTGGATCTCTCCAAGTAAAAAGACTTTACCTTAACAAAAATCAGCTTACTAGCACGGGCATTTCTGAGCTGTTTATTAGAAGGAAGGCTTTTACCATACTTGAGGAGCTTTGCTTGAGCAAAAATCAGATTGATTACAGAGGCATTCACAGCATATTTTGCTCTTCTGGTTTCATGCCGTACCCTTCTTTGAGATATTTACGTTTGTCTCATAATCCTCTGTCTGTGGCTGGGTTTGAAAAATTAGAGAATGCTATCCTAGCTGATTCAACTCCTAATCTATACAGTCTTGATCTAACAAATACCATGACAATGGATCCGAACATCAATGGTAATATGGTAGCTTCACTTATGGAAGCGCTTTCAATCAAGTGCCCTCGACTTGTTGCCCTTTATttgtcaatgaataatctaGGTATTCCTGGGGGAGCAGCATTGGGGGAAAAATTGCCGAGACTGACACAAAGAGTTGCCGAATTTGATTTGTTTATAGATGACACCCAACTCGGTGATAATGGTCTTGATGCTTTCATTAGCTCGCAATCAGAGAACTGCCATATTTTTTCACTTGGAATTAAACGCAATGAAATACACCATCAAGGATTATCACTGCTAGCTGAGAAACTTCATAGTGGGACCATGAGTTGCATTGTTTTAGATCTAGTAGGCAATCCCCTGGAATGTGAGGGTGTATTCCTTCTTTCGTCGCTATTGGCCAATGAACATTGTAGAACACGTCACTTATACCTCTCATCATGCCAACTTACTACATCTTCTAGTCTTAAAGAAGAACAAAGCAAAATTTCGCTAATGGGAAACATAAATTGTCAAGTAAAGTCGTTGGATCTTTCCGATAACAATTTTAGTGGCGAACGTGTTTACTACCTAGCAGCTCTGATGAGTAAATGCATGTATAGCCTAGAAATTCTTTACACATCGAATTGCCATCTCAATTCGAAAGACTTACAATTTCTTATTAAGATACTGAGTTCTGATTCATCGAAGAAATTTGTCAATTTGGGACAGTGGTATATCAATGATAATGATATAGATGATTCTGGGGTGTGTACTTTGATTGAATCTCTGAAACTGCTTTTTCCACGCTTAACTGTTATCGATGTAAATGGCAATCGTATTAGTCACATAATGAAAAAAAGGCTGGAAGAATGTAACAAAATGATTCTTAAG gTGATATGTACAGAGTTATTGGAGTGTGAACCGCAAAATTCTCTCTCCATACGGGTAAAACTTTTGGCGGAGTGGAAAACAACCGCACTTGTTCCAAGAGATAAGAAT GTAAGAAAGGAATTCTTTCGGATGTGGGATGACCTCCTTGCATTGATGTGCTGGCAGTTGGAAGACATGGTTGATGTTCCCTCTATTGACACTACATCTGTTCAAAATGAACTAACATTATCTCTAAGCACAATGGACTctactactacatgtacaagtcaaCAAAACCAA GAAGCTGTGGATACTTCTGCTAATACTGCTCAAGTTATGCCCACACCCAAAA ttGTTCTGAACGCCCGTGACCATCTGAGGGAAGCAAAGACAGCTTTATGGGATGTGAGGGCCAAATGGCGCAGCTTCGGCCTTGAGCTGGGAGTGGACCCCTATACATTGGACTCCATTGCCGTGAAATATCAAAACAACCCTGACGAGTGTCTCCCTCAGTTGCTGCAACACTGGATGGACAGTGACAAAACGGACCCCACCTGGGAGAGGGTAGTCTACGCCCTCAGGGCTAGGCCTGTTGGGTTTACACAATTAGCTCAAACTCTTAAAAATAAGTACAATCTAGATCTACCATAG